A part of Oncorhynchus masou masou isolate Uvic2021 chromosome 21, UVic_Omas_1.1, whole genome shotgun sequence genomic DNA contains:
- the LOC135507415 gene encoding trichohyalin-like: ERKGEERRREEKRREEREEREEGEERRGEVKRGEEAQRGEEERKGEERRREERRGEERREEKRGEEAQRRGEERKREEAQRRGEEKRREERRGQERRGGAEERRGEREERGEERRGEEKRREEKRGEEKRGEERRGEERREEERREEKRGEEAQRRGEERREEERREEKRGEEAQRRGEERRREEAQRRGEEKRREEEERRGQERRGGAEERRGGAEERRGNERKERKGKESKGKERRGEEGEKRREERGEERRGEERRREERRREEKRGRGEERREEKRGEEEAQRRGEERRREEAQRRGEEERRGGEKRREERRGEEKRREEKRGEERRGEEKRREERIGEERRRGEERRGEEREEREERGEERRGEERGEEKRREEKRREERRGEERRGEGEEKEKRREERRGEERSGEERRREEKRREEERRGEEGEGRREEKRREERRGEEKRREEKRREERRGEERRVEKRREERRRRGEEKRGEERRHK, encoded by the exons gagaggaaaggagaggagaggagaagagaagagaagagaagagaggagagagaagagagagaggagggagaggagaggagaggagaagtgaagagaggagaggaggcgcagaggggagaagaggaaaggaaaggagaggagaggagaagagaagagaggagaggagaggagaggagagaagagaagagaggagaggaggcgcagaggagaggagaagagaggaaaagagaggaggcacaaaggagaggagaggagaagagaagagaagagaggagaggacaggagaggagaggtggcgcagaggagaggagaggtg agagagaggagagaggagaggagaggagaggagaggagaagagaagagaagagaagagaggagaagagaagagaggagaggagaggagaggagaggagaggagagaagaggagaggagagaagaaaagagaggagaggaggcgcagaggagaggagaagagaggagagaagaggagaggagagaagagaagagaggagaggaggcgcagaggagaggagaagagaggagaagagaggaggcacaaaggagaggagaggagaagagaagagaagaggaagagaggagaggacaggagaggagaggtggcgcagaggagaggagaggtggtgcagaggagaggagaggaaatgaaaggaaggaaaggaaaggaaaggaaagcaaaggaaaggagaggagaggagaggagggggagaagagaagagaagagagaggagaggagaggagaggagaggagaggagaagagaagagaggagaagagaagagaagagagggagaggagaggagaggagagaagagaagagaggagaggaggaggcgcagaggagaggagaggagaggagaagagaggaggcacaaaggagaggagaggaggagaggagaggaggggagaagagaagagaagagaggagaggagaagagaagagaagagaagagaagagaggagaggagaggagaggagaagagaagagaagagaagagaggataggagaggagaggaggagaggagaggagaggagaggagaggagagagaggagagagaagagagaggagaggagaggagaggagaggagagaggagaagagaagagaagagaagagaagagaagagaggagaggagaggagaggagaggagaggagagggagaggagaaagagaagagaagagaagagaggagaggagaggagaggagtggagaggagaggagaagagaagagaagagaagagaagaggagaggagaggagaggaaggagag gggagaagagaagagaagagaagagaggagaggagaggagaggagaagagaagagaggagaagagaagagaggagaggagaggagaggagaggagagtagagaagagaagagaggagaggaggcgcagaggagaggagaagagaggagaagaaaggaggcacaaa